The Agelaius phoeniceus isolate bAgePho1 chromosome Z, bAgePho1.hap1, whole genome shotgun sequence genomic interval CTAGTGGGAGAAGCCCAAGTGGCCCAGGCAAAATAGATCTCAGGAGCTTTGGGAtcagtttaaaataatttaaataaaacaagcTGTAAAACtccagtgctggtgctgctggtttCCCCTCCCTGGGCCCATCCCAAGATGTGGACGTGGCTGGGCCCCCTGTTCTGAAGGAGGGCATCAGTGTGGGTTGTGtcctctgtgtgctgcagggctcGTGTGTGGGAGGCcactgtgaggaagaggaggagagggatTCATTCCCCAAGGGCTGTTTATGTTTTCAGCTCTTTTCTCAGGCTGAAGAAACCGGGTGTCGCTCACCCACGACATCTGCAGCTCCACCACAGCTGCATGCTTTCGTTCTCTCACTCCACAATTCCTGGAAATCTCTGTTTTCCCTGAGCATGGCTGGTCCATGTGTGTGACAGCTGAACTATCCACAGGATTTAAGACTCCCTGATTGCTGTTCAGACAATGGACCAGAACAACTTCATCATTATTGCCTATTCCAGAAAAGCCACATGTCTATATTTATATGGGCATGAAAGATAGCTCAGCATCAATTTGTCAATAATGTGCATGTTTAGTGGCCACTAAATAATGTGTCATGGGCTTGGGGTTGTCTTTTCAAACTTCTCTGAAGTTGCTCAGAACTAGGGATGCCTAATTttcccagctcagagccctCTTATTCCCTTTTGCCTGCTTGCCCCAAAATTTGTGTTGCAAACACCCCAAAGGGGGATCTAATGGGCTACTGAGAGGAGCTTAATTGTAACAGGGTGTTTGTAGGAACACAAGACACACTGTATTTATCTACTTTTCTTtcattggttttgtttttattttcagcctCATCATTTATTTGACATTCACAACAATGTCAGTAGTTTGTGCAAAAGCAGTTGTACGTTCTGACCCAGAGCTTTACAAAATAAAGCtgcaaaatcaaaaaaaaaaccaaaaccccaaaacagatCAACCaaagaaagtaaaaaacaaaTAGATAgatactttttctttaaaaggaaaaagttacAGCTGAAgtaaaccattttttttttttagctggaGGCCCACCAAGAGAAAAACAGTAGAGTTTCTTTTGCTCTGTAAGAGTCTTCAGCATAATTCTGCCCTTGCTGTAACCTCTGCGGCTTGAAGAGCTCCTGTCAGAGTAGAAATCATGTTGAAAATATCTCTCACCAACATTGCAAATAGCAGAGTTTTAAAATGGGAAGGGAGTAATGCAAATCTTGAACCTGCCAAGTGTGCCTCACACACTTGACGCTATGCATATGATTTTAAGCACTAAGTATGCGGGGATGGCTTCCATGTGTAAATTCAAGTAAATCTTTGCAGAATCTGCCTTCACAGGGAAGTGGACCCATGGGTTTTCCTCTTGTTTGTTACAATTTCCAAGATAATTTTGCAGTTTTCTTGTTTACAATAATGAGTTTAATTGCTGCTGTTGAGCCTCAAGTTCTGTGAGTGattatttttcaggaaaaaggCATTCTCACCAGGAGGCTGAGTTGCACCATTCATCCATTGAAAGGGGATATTTCACttgtgttttaaattaaaaatcaatagAATATGTTCCCTTAGTAATTTTGCATTTATAGAAGTATTTCCACTGTTTTTAGAGTAGggaaaccaaacaaaacttGTTTACTGTGCATGAAATCTAAATGCAAATTTGGCTCAAGTATAGGAAGATTTTATAAAGGTTCCTTACTCTTACAAAGTCATTGTTGTTATTCACTGCATAAATAAAGAGCTGCAACCAGTGGTTATGAATGGGCTGctaaactaattttttttcctgtttattttctgctcCCTTCCAGGTTTATGACAGGCCACAAAAACATTCTGCTCTGCACTATGATCCGGGCCTCCAACAAGACTTCACCAGTGACACCTTAAAATCAAAACACCAGCAGAAAAGTAGCAACCAGCACCACCTTGACTGGTCAGCGAGCTCCGACACTGGACCCGCTCCTCAGAGCTGCTtcatcagcacagagcccagcagagaaGCAATTAGTGCCACCAAGgtctctgctctggagccaggagTCTCCTACAGCAAATCCCAGGCCAAGaagtcctgcagcagcagcagcagcagcagcagcagcagcagcagcagcagcagcagcagcagcagctcgtGGGGGCAGCTGTCGGTCAGTAGTAAAGAGCTGGCAATTTGCAGCACAGTCCCATCACCCAACAGCATCAGCACGgccacccagcccagcagtgcctccGAGTGCAATGGGCTCTTGCCTCTTGGAGATCAAGagggagctgtgcagctggaggcCCCCGATCAGCCCGCTGGAAGTACAAAGAAGAAGTCCAGCAAGAAGGACTTGATGAGCCAAACCATGCAAACCACAGATATGGAGTGGGTAAAGAGTGCTCAGAAAGCGTTTGACAGCAAATCCCATGACAGCATGGAAGGGAAAAAGGAGTCTTACTCGATGGACAGCATGTTGGATATGTCACCCTCAAAGCAGAATCCCGTTTCTGCCGTCACTTGTGAAAGTGACACCAATCACGTACGAATTACTATCCCAATAAAGTCTCCGACAACAGATGCGTCGGgccacaaaaggaaaaagaggcaATCCATTAAATCCTCCATAGAGAAAACTATCCAGGAGAAAAGCCTGCCTTCCGTGCTTGCTTTGAGCAGTGAAATGGCAAACAGGACCAGCTCTCAACCAGAGGGGAGTAAAAAAGATGTTCGAGCCACAAAACCAGGGAAAGTGATTGAAAATGAGTCCCCCTTAGTAGCAATTGACAGTGGTGTGTTCACAGACAAAGCATCCCCCAACAATGCTGCCCGACCCAGAAAACCTCTACCTGTGACATCCACTCTCCTACCCACCAATCTTTCCACAGCTGGCAAGTTACCTGACATCCAGCACCCCAAACATGCAGCTAAGCGTCGGTGGACCTGCAGCAAACCTAAATCTATTATTCGGGAAACCTCCCTGACGACGTCTGAGAAGCTGATGGTGGAGCCTCCTTCAGCCTATCCCATCACACCATCCAGCCCTCTGTATACCAATACAGACAGTCTTACTGTGATCACACCTGTCAAGAAAAAAAGGGGACGACCAAAGAAACAGCCTTTGCTCACTGTTGAAACCATTCACGAGGGGACCTCCACCAGCCCAGTGAGCCCAATCAATCGTGAATTTCCAGgaacaaagaaaaggaagaggagaaggaatcTGGCCAAGTTTGCCCAGATGGTTCCAGGAGAGGACAAGTCCATCAGTGAACTCAAATTTCACAAAAAGGTCGGGAAACTTGGGGTCTTGGATAAGAAGACCATCAAGAccattaataaaatgaaaaccCTCAAGAGGAAGAACATTCTCAATCAGATCttgtcctcctgctccagcagcataGCTCTGAAAGCAAAAGTCCAGCCACCATCTAGTGCTGGGCCGACCACCATTGATGCCAGGCTAGGGAAGCAGATCAATGTCAGCAAGAGGGGGACTATCTACATTGGTAAAAAACGGGGCAGAAAgccaagggcagagctgcagcctcagccagaAGAACCTAAGACAGCCATCAAGCACTCAAGGCCTGTTTCCAGCCAGCCAGAAAACCCAGCAGTGCCTTCCAACCTGCAGTCACTTGTGGCATCGTCACCAGCAGCTATTCATCCGCTTTCAACACAATTAGTGGGGATCAACGGCAACCTCAGCCCTGCAAGCACTGAAACTAATTTTTCAGAGTTAAAAACTATGCCAAATCTTCAACCTATCAGTGCTCTTCCTACAAAAACCCAGAAAGGAATGCACAGTGGAACTTGGAAGCTGTCTCCGCCCAGGCTAATGGCTAATTCACCTTCTCACCTCTGTGAAATAGGTTCTCTGAAAGAAGTCACGCTGTCACCAGTGAGTGAGTCTCACAGTGAGGAAACCATCCCGAGTGACAGTGGGATAGGTACAGACAACAACAGTACCTCTGACCAAGCCGAGAAAAGCTCAGAATCCCGCCGGAGATACTCCTTTGATTTCTGCACCCTGGACAATCCAGAGGCTATCCCATCTGACACCAGCACAAAGAACAGGCATGGTCACCGGCAGAAGCATCTCATTGTGGATAACTTTCTCTCTCACGAAAGTATTAAAAAGCCAAAGcacaagaggaaaaggaaaagcctGCAGAACAGAGATGACCTCCAGTTTCTGGCAGACCTTGAGGAACTCATCAATAAGTTTCAAGTGTTCAGGATTTCCCATAGAAGTTATACATTTTATCATGAAAATCCATATCCCAGCATCTTCAGGATTAATTTTGATCACTATTACCCTGTGCCATATATCCAGTATGACCCATTGCTCTATCTTCGCAGGACCTCTGATATGAAGTCTAAGAAGAAGCGTGGTAGACCTGCCAAAACCAATGACACCATGACAAAGGTGCCTTTTTTACAAGGGTTCGGTTACCCTATTCCCAGTGGGAGTTACTATGCACCCTATGGAATGCCTTACACATCAATGCCTATGATGAATCTTGGTTACTACGGTCAGTATCCAGCTCCTTTGTACCTGTCTCACACGCTTGGAGCGGCTTCCCCATTTATGAGACCTACCGTGCCCCCACCCCAATTCCATGCAAGCTCTCACATGAAGATGTCCACCACTGccaaacacaaagcaaaacacGGAGTGCACCTGCAAACCCCTGTGGGAATGGGCCTTGGAGACATGCAGTCCTCCTTGGCTCCTCCGAAGGTTGGAGGAACAAGCCTTTCAAGTGGCCGACTTCACAAGAGGAAACACAAACATAAGCACAAGCATAAGGATGAGCGGATATTGGGGACTCACGAAGATCTGAGCGGTCTCTTTGCTAGCAAGTCCACTGGCTTCTCCAGCCACACCATCAACGAGAGGCTGAGTGGCTCAGACAAAGACCTGTCCTTGCTCAACGAGAAGAGCAAGCACAAGGAGAAGCAGAAGCACCAGCATTGTGAAACCGGGCACAAAGGCTCAAAGAGTAACTTTGAAGTGGATACGCTGTCTACGCTATCACTTTCTGATGCCCAGCAGTGGTCACAGAGTAAAGATAAAAGTGACTCAAGCAGTGATCCCATTGACTCTTGCACAAAGAGATACTCTGGTAATACTGAGAGTAATGGAAGGTCAGAGTCCCTGGACATGTTCGGTGAAATAAATTCCTCAAGTGAGAAGCGGGACAATGATGCAAGTGGGAATAAAAGAAGAAGCTTTGAAGGCTTTGGAACTTACAGGGAAAAGGACATTCAGCCCTTCAAGACAAATAGGAAGGACAGAAGTACTTTTGATTCTTCAGCCTCTTCAGGTAAGCTTTGTCTTATTCTATTTTACTTTGACTATTTGCTGCACTTGAATTTCAATGCTAAACAAAGAGGGACTCACCATTTACAGCAAATACATTTATGAGATAATAACTTTTCTTGCTTCTTGACTATCATTCTTCATCCAAACTTAGGGGAGATCAACAAGAAAGTTGGCCACAACTTAAGCCCAAAGTTTTACAAGTCTTCTAGTTGTTACACAATACTTTTAGAGATATTTGTCCTGCCTTGACTTATCTCTCTTGTTGCACTTCTTCCTAAAATCTGACCATTGCATTTTGCAACAGCAGCAATTGTAATACCTGCTGGCAAGGTGGTCATCCTTCTAATCAGTGTCTAACATCACAGGATCAAAGTCACTGTCCAGCATCTGGGAGAAGAGCACAGAGTCTCTGCTCTGGCCCTTAAAGTGACCAAAACCCATTTGTTGCTGGGGTGGACCAGACAGGCGGGAAGGTGTGAAGCTGTGTCTGTGTCCCATTAATGTGTTCTACTGCTGATCCAGAGGCATCCACCATGGTGATGGCTGGGCTGAATATTTAGAGATCCTTAGTACAGTCCTAATGTAAATCTGTCACTTCCAGTCCACAGGTgtaatgtaaaataaatatcctgagcactgagggctgtgggaagggactGGTGTCATGGAAACAAACACTCTCCAATGGACTCTGAAGAGTTTTAGGTCTCATGACTTGGAAATATAAGCTGGGTAGATGAAGAGGGAGGAAGCTCCTTTCAGCTGCTAAGGACATCTGTTCCTCTCCTGCAGAGTGGGGAAAAAGGGAATCTGAATCTTGCCTGAGAGAGTGAATTGTACTTTACAATAGGGAGCTGCTTTTGTGATGACACAGAGGCAGGTGTTTTGGTGCATTACAAATGAATTTAGCTTGGGAGCAAGCCCAGTGCTTCTACACCATCAGATATTTATCACAAAGCAGATTTCACACTTAGCTGTGGAGAGGGGTGAGCTTTTCTGAATCAACCAGTGGTGGATGAGATTCTGATGTGCTAAAAAAAGGGCTTCAAAGAAAAGTAGCTGATAGCcttcaaaattaaaagaaaattaactgaGAACACAAGAGTAGAGAATTTGTACAACTTGCCAATGTAAGGATGTAAAGTTTTTTACTGACTTGTAACTGATCGAGTTCCAAAGACAGCTCATGCTTAAGCCACCTAAACATTTCCAATTCCTTCACTGAGACCAGAATATGAAATACAGTAGTGAAAAATGGTCTGAAATGACAGATTACCCCAAGAAACATTCCCATTCATGATATCATATTATATTAGACCAGTTGTGACATCAAAAAATGATACATCTAAAAATATAGGAAAAGAGATTTAAATAAGTCTCTGAACATCAGAGTTGCAACATGCCTGACAAGGAACAAAGATATTCTCCACCAAGTGCTGCAGTGGCTATTTCATTAAGGAAGCTGGGTCCTGGTACATAGAATTAAAAGGCTTCAAAGTGTTTAACAAgcttatttttcaatttttttttttaatggaagttCACATTTTTCACAGTTTGTTAACAGCCTTTGCATTTGTAGCCTTTTTGCTCTTTGAACAGAAGATGTTTGCTAAATCTGCTAAATTTTCAATATATTTCACTAAGGCATAGCAAACTGTCAAAATTCCCAACAGTGTTGAAGTCAAATTAGTTTCCAAAGTCGGGGCATGATCCCCACCAGGCTGATTTGAAGATGGAATTAGTAAAGAAAAAGTCGATTTGATGTTATTTTCCTTCCGTTTATTCCCCATGACAATAAAAGTATAAGATGGAGGGCTAGAACTTGTCATGGGGATGCCATAAGAATTGcagtttaaactttttaaactAGCTCTTGTTTAAACTGAAAttagcatttttatttattttttgttcttcatGCTTACAGCCGTGCAGCATTCCCCATGACCTAATCCATCACCTCTCAGATTATTAATCAATTTCTTCATTGTCATGCTATTATTTAGATGGAAAAATCATCAGCAGTTAGCTAAGCAGAGCCAGATAACCAGAGCCATACCTTGCACTACAAGGAAAAATACTAAAACTAAACAGCTCTGCCAAGAAAGGCCTGGAGCCAAGACTGCTCATTAAAGCCTAGAAACATCTGTCTGCTTATGAGTGCCTAAGATCTCAgtgcagcttttttttcctctctgcctttgaCCTTCGCTGGGattcccagcagaggtctgcaCTTGAGTCTAGCCATAACTATTTAACCAGTTCCCACAGAGGGAGGATTGCTCTCTTCCATGATAACCTTCACCTTCTTGCTCCTAACTCACCTTGCATTTCCCTGAGGAGATTGACTAATCAGAgaaatataaggaaaaagaaaaaaaaagaaagccctACGAGGACATATATGTCCATCGTAGGAGGCAACTTCCATAGCCTGATTGCTCTTTCCTTTCAGTATTTGTCATCTGTCACAAGTTAAAAATAATACATAACAGAGATAAGAGGAGACATCCTGAATATTCTGATGAAAGCTGAAATTAGATTTATATCACAATTTCAGTGTTATCTCTACTACACATTTTGGTGTGCTCAGTAGTGCCATTTGCAACTTCATTGCATTCTTCTGGAGATAATATACATATCAAAACCTACCCACACTCAGTGGATATATCTGTGATGAGAGGGATGAGAGAACCACTTATGTTTTTTTGGGTTATTCAGACACTGCAATTTGTTTCAGTGTGGTGTGCAGCTGCAGGTACCATTGTGTTGTTGTTAATTTATGTTTTTGTCTCTGTTGTGACAGCTCTTAGCCATTTCTGAGAAGTTTGGTGTTCCTTGGTGATAAATAGTGGCCCTGCTTATGGTAGAAAACAGTCCCATTGTACAATCTTTAAGCCTAGGTATGATTTTACTATCTAGAAAGATATAGGCCATAAAGGGAAGAGCTGTCCTTCATATCTTTGGGAGAAGCTGATTGCAGTCCTGGCTCAAGAAAAGTGcttggcacaggtttcccagagaaattATGAATGTCCCATTCCTGGAATTGTTCATGGACTTGGTTGAAGTTTCAGTACTGTtgctagtgaaaggtgtcccagctcagcccaggagGTTTGGAAAttgatgacctttaaaggtcccttccaaccaagctattccatgattctgtgatttgatgTGGAAATCTGTGCCTGAAGTGAGCAGACCCATTAAGGGAGTGTCACCAGTTACTTTGGTTGGTCACAACAAAAGTCCATTTATTGTCCTGCACCAGCCTGGACTATCACTGGCCATTCTTTAGTGGAGACCTTGTGAGCTTTGAGCCAATGTACAtcttttgggaccattttgggcTAAATGTGCAGTGGCTAATTTCCCAGTGGCCTCTTCCACACCATTGTTCTGGAGAAGCTGGTGTTCCTCCTTCCTTCATAATAACAAGCTAACAACTCTTCCCATCCACTCCTCATGTACTGTTGCATCCTGGTGCCTTTTTCTGAAATTGCTATTTTTGCTAGATTTCTTGTGCTCATCCAACCCTCCTGCATTTAGAAAGACTAATTAATCAAAACTAATTTAACAGTGCTTTTCTATTTAGCTGAAGACTATTCCAGTGGCATTAGCCTGGTCTACAGGCAGGAGTACAGCAGAAAGTGTTTCTGATCCTGCCTTGCTGCAGACACTTGGGCACATCCTAGACTGAGCTCTCAAGCTGTGTGCACCAAGCATGGGCTCAGTTGACTCCTTCCTTCCCACAGTCAGAGGTACACCTCAACACACTTGCAAAGCAGCCTCGGAGTCCTTCTGGCACTGTGTGACCTGAGGCACTCTGCACAGCTGGTTGGCTGAGCCTTTCATCTGCTTTTCAGGAGTTACTGAAGCCCCAGGTGAGGGACCCAGGGAGAGGTCACAGattggtgctgcagctgggctggggagactGAGTAGAGCTGTTTTAAAGAGGCCCTCGTGGCAAACTCCACATCTCCTTGTCATGTGTCTGCCTGTTTCCTGATGCTGGAGAAGAGACTTCCACTGCTGATGAGCAGCCTCAATGCCATAGCTCGTcccacagaaaaaaagcaagattGTTTGTCGCTTACTTTTTTCCCTTAGGTGAAATAATGAGGAAAAGCACATTTAACCTTTTAAGACGCACAAATAAAATGGCAATTTGCATGTACAACCTGTCAGATTATGCCCTCGTTACAATCACTGCAGGCCAGGATGTAGCTGGAGGTGAAGCAGAGGTTGAGAGTTGCTGTATGCAGGGCtacatttctgattttctttgtcGTGAGACTAATCAAGGTCTGTGCTACTTTACTGTCACACTATTTATGCctccttggtttttttttttttaaataatgattATGTGAACAAAGATTGCCTTGCTTGCGTGTTGGGTATCATGGCTCAAAGATCAGGAAGTGCATTGGTTTTATCAGATACAGCACAGACACCACGCACAGTATATTTACAGGAATAAAAAGTTAATCACATGCAGCTATTAGGAAAGCAGTAATCATCAGTCTCTGAATGCTGGATAGCTAGCATGAAAAACACGCTTTATAAATTAATGCTTAACTTACCTACAagcctcccaggctttcccccCTCAAGGTCCAGCAGTGCTACTTAGCTGAATTTCTTCTGACTTGAATTTCTGGCTTGACCTTTCCTCCTTATTTGTTTTGTACAGCGCTGGTTTTACTCTTGAAGGAATCAGTATCAGCTTTAGCCCTGATCAGTCACAGTTTTACACTGAGAAGGGATCAGTATCTCAGTAGTGGATAAGCATATTTGTTCTAAATGTATGTGGCAGATGTACGTAAATAGTGTTAGCCAATTACCTTAttaaactttgctgatttttcgTATGATAATACTTTCCacaaataatttataattttacaTAGGCCTGGAATCACAATGTTGGTTCATTATTCTGCAGTGAATTCACTGTTTCAGTGAGAATGGAAACAGTAGGACCATGCAGTTTGACCCACTGTTTTGGGTCCCTTATGGCAAGAAGGGTGTTGAGgc includes:
- the SETBP1 gene encoding SET-binding protein isoform X2, which codes for MEPRETLSSSRQRGGEADFLPAAVTSTKASPVSGCAGETMLSSSGAGKGIPVSSERLEPEEEDELGSGRDVDSTSNADSEKWVAGDGLEEQEFSIKEANFTEGSLKLKIQTTKRAKKPPKNLENYICPPEIKITIKQSGEQKLSRTGKNSKTTKEEDRSHSKKKSQMKNLGRECGFPVQSPVTKSVNKVYDRPQKHSALHYDPGLQQDFTSDTLKSKHQQKSSNQHHLDWSASSDTGPAPQSCFISTEPSREAISATKVSALEPGVSYSKSQAKKSCSSSSSSSSSSSSSSSSSSSSWGQLSVSSKELAICSTVPSPNSISTATQPSSASECNGLLPLGDQEGAVQLEAPDQPAGSTKKKSSKKDLMSQTMQTTDMEWVKSAQKAFDSKSHDSMEGKKESYSMDSMLDMSPSKQNPVSAVTCESDTNHVRITIPIKSPTTDASGHKRKKRQSIKSSIEKTIQEKSLPSVLALSSEMANRTSSQPEGSKKDVRATKPGKVIENESPLVAIDSGVFTDKASPNNAARPRKPLPVTSTLLPTNLSTAGKLPDIQHPKHAAKRRWTCSKPKSIIRETSLTTSEKLMVEPPSAYPITPSSPLYTNTDSLTVITPVKKKRGRPKKQPLLTVETIHEGTSTSPVSPINREFPGTKKRKRRRNLAKFAQMVPGEDKSISELKFHKKVGKLGVLDKKTIKTINKMKTLKRKNILNQILSSCSSSIALKAKVQPPSSAGPTTIDARLGKQINVSKRGTIYIGKKRGRKPRAELQPQPEEPKTAIKHSRPVSSQPENPAVPSNLQSLVASSPAAIHPLSTQLVGINGNLSPASTETNFSELKTMPNLQPISALPTKTQKGMHSGTWKLSPPRLMANSPSHLCEIGSLKEVTLSPVSESHSEETIPSDSGIGTDNNSTSDQAEKSSESRRRYSFDFCTLDNPEAIPSDTSTKNRHGHRQKHLIVDNFLSHESIKKPKHKRKRKSLQNRDDLQFLADLEELINKFQVFRISHRSYTFYHENPYPSIFRINFDHYYPVPYIQYDPLLYLRRTSDMKSKKKRGRPAKTNDTMTKVPFLQGFGYPIPSGSYYAPYGMPYTSMPMMNLGYYGQYPAPLYLSHTLGAASPFMRPTVPPPQFHASSHMKMSTTAKHKAKHGVHLQTPVGMGLGDMQSSLAPPKVGGTSLSSGRLHKRKHKHKHKHKDERILGTHEDLSGLFASKSTGFSSHTINERLSGSDKDLSLLNEKSKHKEKQKHQHCETGHKGSKSNFEVDTLSTLSLSDAQQWSQSKDKSDSSSDPIDSCTKRYSGNTESNGRSESLDMFGEINSSSEKRDNDASGNKRRSFEGFGTYREKDIQPFKTNRKDRSTFDSSASSGIAGPHLKADQTSLHGKMESSACNVMTRRKPAAVDSVAMPSPVLSLLPSSSATSEAASSPLKKRFKRREIEAIQCEVRKMCNYTKILSTKKNLDHVNKILKAKRLQRQSKTGNNFVKKRRGRPRKQPLSFDEDSRDQMPVLEKCVDLPSKRGQRPTLNPLILEQAATQDTIMATIEAVIHMARETPPLPPPLPPPPPPLPLPLPRAPRVGKRKNKSPQEEEEDVKVKRHRKGRGSESEGLP
- the SETBP1 gene encoding SET-binding protein isoform X1, which gives rise to MEPRETLSSSRQRGGEADFLPAAVTSTKASPVSGCAGETMLSSSGAGKGIPVSSERLEPEEEDELGSGRDVDSTSNADSEKWVAGDGLEEQEFSIKEANFTEGSLKLKIQTTKRAKKPPKNLENYICPPEIKITIKQSGEQKLSRTGKNSKTTKEEDRSHSKKKGKVIGDSKLLMSCGCRKGKNSQVKDSDQSQMKNLGRECGFPVQSPVTKSVNKVYDRPQKHSALHYDPGLQQDFTSDTLKSKHQQKSSNQHHLDWSASSDTGPAPQSCFISTEPSREAISATKVSALEPGVSYSKSQAKKSCSSSSSSSSSSSSSSSSSSSSWGQLSVSSKELAICSTVPSPNSISTATQPSSASECNGLLPLGDQEGAVQLEAPDQPAGSTKKKSSKKDLMSQTMQTTDMEWVKSAQKAFDSKSHDSMEGKKESYSMDSMLDMSPSKQNPVSAVTCESDTNHVRITIPIKSPTTDASGHKRKKRQSIKSSIEKTIQEKSLPSVLALSSEMANRTSSQPEGSKKDVRATKPGKVIENESPLVAIDSGVFTDKASPNNAARPRKPLPVTSTLLPTNLSTAGKLPDIQHPKHAAKRRWTCSKPKSIIRETSLTTSEKLMVEPPSAYPITPSSPLYTNTDSLTVITPVKKKRGRPKKQPLLTVETIHEGTSTSPVSPINREFPGTKKRKRRRNLAKFAQMVPGEDKSISELKFHKKVGKLGVLDKKTIKTINKMKTLKRKNILNQILSSCSSSIALKAKVQPPSSAGPTTIDARLGKQINVSKRGTIYIGKKRGRKPRAELQPQPEEPKTAIKHSRPVSSQPENPAVPSNLQSLVASSPAAIHPLSTQLVGINGNLSPASTETNFSELKTMPNLQPISALPTKTQKGMHSGTWKLSPPRLMANSPSHLCEIGSLKEVTLSPVSESHSEETIPSDSGIGTDNNSTSDQAEKSSESRRRYSFDFCTLDNPEAIPSDTSTKNRHGHRQKHLIVDNFLSHESIKKPKHKRKRKSLQNRDDLQFLADLEELINKFQVFRISHRSYTFYHENPYPSIFRINFDHYYPVPYIQYDPLLYLRRTSDMKSKKKRGRPAKTNDTMTKVPFLQGFGYPIPSGSYYAPYGMPYTSMPMMNLGYYGQYPAPLYLSHTLGAASPFMRPTVPPPQFHASSHMKMSTTAKHKAKHGVHLQTPVGMGLGDMQSSLAPPKVGGTSLSSGRLHKRKHKHKHKHKDERILGTHEDLSGLFASKSTGFSSHTINERLSGSDKDLSLLNEKSKHKEKQKHQHCETGHKGSKSNFEVDTLSTLSLSDAQQWSQSKDKSDSSSDPIDSCTKRYSGNTESNGRSESLDMFGEINSSSEKRDNDASGNKRRSFEGFGTYREKDIQPFKTNRKDRSTFDSSASSGIAGPHLKADQTSLHGKMESSACNVMTRRKPAAVDSVAMPSPVLSLLPSSSATSEAASSPLKKRFKRREIEAIQCEVRKMCNYTKILSTKKNLDHVNKILKAKRLQRQSKTGNNFVKKRRGRPRKQPLSFDEDSRDQMPVLEKCVDLPSKRGQRPTLNPLILEQAATQDTIMATIEAVIHMARETPPLPPPLPPPPPPLPLPLPRAPRVGKRKNKSPQEEEEDVKVKRHRKGRGSESEGLP